Proteins encoded in a region of the Flammeovirga yaeyamensis genome:
- a CDS encoding tyrosine-type recombinase/integrase produces MRVSFVSKPLKNKLEVTIAARIVIGDQRSNAFVTGVRCEKKNWDGKHQFIKGRHHFEDNQTLRIIENDVKSLINQYRIEHGELPHPNTIKDIYVHDLMGKEAPQVKLSSAMSKTIQQKELKLSAGTARNYHVRLARVNEYMQETQQEEVKLNELNPQWGRKFINWLEHQKNKNQLDEFLNKNTVARIVGTLKTVTKEAAQRGEIDYDPLGALVKPEGEPVDFVVLTEGEYSKLKVYQFGSSKIQKIADMLIFMCETGFHYREMQNFKASENTYISSSGVRMISILRQKTKKSSAIPCILPFSDLGQKLLEKYGGEEMPRISVEKLNSYLKEIDAILDINKNLTSKVGRKTFATRWLNLGMSKESIATMCGHSSSRITEEVYMRVQDYKVIREMEEAKKNIFDLPTSELIQG; encoded by the coding sequence ATGAGAGTCTCATTTGTATCAAAACCACTCAAAAACAAACTAGAAGTGACCATTGCAGCAAGAATCGTGATAGGCGATCAACGTTCAAATGCCTTTGTAACAGGCGTAAGGTGTGAGAAAAAGAATTGGGATGGCAAGCACCAATTCATCAAAGGAAGACATCACTTTGAAGACAATCAAACCCTAAGAATCATTGAAAATGATGTAAAGAGCCTAATAAATCAGTACCGTATTGAACATGGTGAACTACCCCACCCCAATACTATCAAAGACATTTATGTACATGATTTAATGGGAAAAGAAGCTCCTCAAGTAAAACTGTCCAGTGCGATGAGTAAAACGATCCAGCAAAAAGAGTTGAAACTTTCTGCTGGTACAGCTCGGAATTACCATGTTCGTTTAGCTCGTGTAAATGAGTATATGCAGGAAACACAACAAGAAGAAGTAAAACTGAATGAATTAAATCCTCAATGGGGAAGAAAGTTTATCAATTGGCTAGAACATCAGAAAAATAAAAATCAGCTTGATGAGTTCTTGAACAAAAATACCGTAGCTAGGATTGTAGGAACATTGAAAACAGTGACTAAAGAAGCTGCTCAAAGAGGTGAAATTGACTATGATCCATTGGGAGCTTTAGTAAAACCTGAAGGGGAACCTGTTGATTTTGTTGTTTTAACTGAGGGAGAGTATTCAAAATTGAAAGTGTATCAATTTGGATCTTCGAAAATTCAAAAAATAGCTGATATGTTGATTTTCATGTGTGAAACAGGGTTTCATTACCGAGAAATGCAAAATTTTAAGGCAAGTGAAAATACTTACATCAGTAGCTCAGGAGTTAGAATGATTTCCATTTTACGTCAGAAAACAAAGAAATCAAGTGCTATTCCATGCATTCTTCCATTTTCAGACTTAGGACAAAAGTTATTAGAAAAATATGGTGGAGAAGAAATGCCAAGAATTTCAGTAGAAAAATTAAATAGCTACCTCAAAGAAATTGATGCAATACTGGATATTAACAAAAATCTCACATCGAAAGTAGGTAGAAAAACTTTTGCTACCCGATGGTTGAACCTAGGAATGTCAAAAGAAAGTATTGCTACCATGTGTGGTCATAGCTCTTCCCGAATTACTGAAGAAGTGTATATGAGAGTTCAGGATTACAAAGTGATTCGAGAAATGGAGGAAGCCAAAAAGAATATCTTTGACCTTCCAACTTCAGAGCTAATTCAAGGCTAA
- a CDS encoding sigma 54-interacting transcriptional regulator, with translation MPFQLEYLNNLLVGFFLSIALIQLIIIILNKSNYINVLLFSIALLSAVFVLLSGYCHLTNDPIKHLGYYNLFFLIYLILMFLIIILTQEFNKDIKNKFFYYLAICSIVITALIHLTLKNGIVYQEILALKTLSNSTFIEDYYLPEGKINVFYPFFMVWYFISIFLYYFSILIYNYRKKEKQQVHIIISLLIIFISSNLYDSLIDIGLISSIFITDYAVIPIVILFNYEYASKITDYLKTNEKLIEANQKFSDLIESVELFIIGQDTDGKIIYLNTFTKKKYFYGMDVYGQNIKEYLVNLEKSVTQNTIITTLKVGNIKEAILSITKIKLNTSEGNLNYYIGYDITDKTLNEKQLLLTLKELEKVKNELTKENIFLKYDSNKKNNDSILQTKNKSYQKVIDEIYRIRNLSNTVLLEGETGVGKRFIANTLVKISNRKDRPFTTFNCNYQGQSSLFNFLRKSFKDGNLVEETGLIEMLDNGTLLINEVSGLSLKDQIHLYDFLASRREKSIYASNVRLIVTTSKDLKVLVEEGKFDNNLYYCLNLYSLNIPSLMNHIEDIPLLVEKFIFDACSQAGIPEMTVTLKTIKQLQSYNWPGNIRELKYVIERAVLTSPGKKLILKEVISEEPPKIENEGFKTLLETEKEHILKVLQFANWKISGKNSASVILGIKESTLRAKMKKLEIQKGK, from the coding sequence ATGCCTTTTCAATTAGAATACCTTAATAATCTATTAGTAGGATTTTTTCTGTCTATAGCTTTAATACAACTTATTATAATTATTCTCAATAAGAGTAATTATATCAATGTATTATTATTTTCTATAGCATTATTAAGTGCCGTTTTTGTTTTATTATCGGGTTATTGCCACTTAACAAATGATCCCATCAAGCACTTAGGCTATTATAATCTTTTCTTTTTAATCTATCTTATATTGATGTTTTTGATTATTATTCTAACTCAAGAGTTTAATAAAGACATTAAGAATAAGTTTTTTTATTATTTAGCAATTTGCAGTATTGTCATAACCGCATTAATACATCTTACACTAAAAAATGGTATTGTATATCAGGAAATATTAGCTCTTAAAACTTTGAGTAATTCAACATTTATTGAAGATTATTATTTACCTGAAGGAAAGATTAATGTCTTTTATCCATTTTTCATGGTTTGGTATTTTATCTCTATATTTCTCTATTATTTCTCAATATTAATCTATAATTACCGAAAAAAGGAAAAACAACAAGTTCACATTATCATATCATTGTTGATCATATTTATTTCATCCAACCTTTATGATAGTTTAATTGATATCGGCCTAATTTCATCAATTTTTATAACTGATTATGCTGTAATACCTATTGTCATTCTATTTAATTATGAGTATGCTTCTAAGATAACTGATTACTTAAAAACTAATGAAAAACTAATCGAAGCAAATCAAAAGTTTTCTGACCTTATTGAATCAGTAGAGTTGTTTATTATTGGTCAAGATACTGATGGAAAAATCATCTATTTAAATACTTTCACAAAAAAAAAATACTTCTATGGTATGGATGTATATGGTCAAAATATCAAAGAGTATTTAGTCAATTTAGAAAAATCAGTTACTCAAAACACAATAATTACAACTCTAAAGGTTGGTAATATAAAAGAAGCAATATTATCTATTACTAAAATTAAATTAAATACTTCTGAAGGCAATCTGAATTACTATATAGGTTATGATATTACTGATAAAACATTAAATGAAAAACAATTACTACTTACTTTAAAGGAGTTAGAAAAAGTAAAAAACGAACTTACAAAAGAAAATATTTTTCTAAAATATGATTCAAACAAAAAAAATAATGACTCAATACTACAAACCAAAAATAAATCATATCAAAAAGTAATTGACGAGATATATAGAATTAGAAACTTATCTAATACAGTTTTATTAGAAGGTGAAACTGGTGTAGGAAAAAGGTTTATTGCTAACACTTTAGTAAAAATAAGTAATAGAAAAGATAGACCGTTCACTACTTTCAATTGTAATTATCAAGGTCAAAGTTCTTTATTTAATTTCTTAAGAAAATCATTCAAAGATGGTAATCTTGTTGAAGAAACAGGATTAATTGAAATGTTAGATAATGGTACATTACTTATCAATGAAGTAAGTGGATTATCCTTAAAAGATCAAATTCACCTATATGATTTCTTAGCATCAAGAAGAGAAAAAAGTATTTATGCAAGTAATGTTAGATTAATAGTAACTACATCTAAAGATTTAAAGGTACTTGTCGAAGAAGGTAAATTTGATAATAATCTTTATTACTGTTTAAATTTATATTCATTAAATATTCCATCATTAATGAACCATATTGAAGATATCCCTCTTTTAGTGGAAAAGTTTATTTTTGATGCATGCAGTCAAGCTGGCATTCCTGAAATGACAGTAACCTTAAAAACAATTAAACAACTTCAATCTTATAATTGGCCAGGAAATATAAGAGAATTAAAATACGTGATTGAAAGAGCAGTATTAACAAGTCCAGGAAAAAAGTTAATCCTTAAAGAGGTAATTAGTGAAGAGCCTCCTAAAATTGAAAATGAAGGTTTTAAAACTCTATTAGAAACAGAAAAAGAACATATCCTAAAAGTCTTACAATTTGCAAATTGGAAAATCAGCGGAAAGAATAGTGCTTCAGTTATTTTAGGAATTAAAGAGAGTACTTTAAGGGCCAAGATGAAAAAACTTGAAATCCAAAAAGGAAAATAA
- a CDS encoding carbohydrate porin, with product MFYKIIILLVLSIVVKNEVFAQQSYFRKRSFFGQQYNQELILDSTHYIFPLRPLFRESDLDLLVEKQILPMTLDKDEYAFIHYWNSAPATPSDYNLINHKKYTDKKGRSKNIAYSVPSFYGTDPLVSSPFKKVWTPLRVMERHTILKYGFSTNILAASYVGYTPYALEGKPNWTGFVGAEAYSNWLLTSNKVGVTNLSFEIGYKYNLFYDAPEMKDIVGSEVISNVTNGPSDPIIGDMYITQGLFNNRILVAVGRITPWYYYAFNTFADDELTRMTNNMVNGGSVLPDGGGNSTKPGFAVQAYLNNNLYLNVVSTNPSGEDAGFDFSIWNRNHYFVATELGYVYTLSNHLEGRVSLGMHHLYKYEQEGITSGYGFTFLLQQELTPKGFTPYTGAYFQIHQSNPTISTVQQQIAIGLNIDHAFDNRNDGLGLALGYSDTSDDTMRDEFFVDTFYRFQFTESSHITADFQFYINAANKLQNKFIVPVMNARYIFNI from the coding sequence ATGTTTTATAAGATAATCATATTGTTGGTATTGAGTATTGTAGTTAAAAATGAAGTTTTTGCTCAACAATCCTATTTTAGAAAAAGATCTTTTTTTGGACAACAATATAATCAAGAGTTAATATTGGATTCAACTCATTATATTTTCCCATTAAGACCTCTTTTTAGAGAAAGTGATTTAGACTTATTGGTAGAGAAACAAATCCTTCCAATGACACTTGATAAAGATGAATATGCTTTTATACATTATTGGAATTCAGCACCTGCAACACCTTCGGATTATAATTTAATAAACCATAAAAAATATACTGACAAAAAAGGACGAAGTAAAAACATAGCCTATTCAGTTCCTAGTTTTTACGGTACAGATCCATTAGTAAGTTCTCCTTTTAAAAAAGTATGGACTCCTTTACGTGTAATGGAAAGACATACCATTTTAAAATATGGTTTTTCTACAAACATCTTAGCCGCATCGTATGTAGGTTACACTCCTTATGCATTAGAAGGTAAACCAAACTGGACAGGATTTGTTGGTGCAGAAGCTTACTCAAATTGGCTTTTGACAAGTAATAAAGTAGGTGTAACAAATTTATCCTTTGAAATAGGTTATAAGTATAATTTATTTTATGATGCACCTGAAATGAAAGATATAGTTGGTTCCGAAGTTATCAGTAATGTAACAAATGGTCCAAGTGATCCAATTATTGGTGACATGTATATTACACAAGGTTTATTTAATAATAGAATATTGGTTGCAGTAGGTAGAATCACACCTTGGTACTATTATGCTTTTAACACATTTGCAGATGATGAATTAACAAGGATGACGAATAATATGGTAAATGGAGGGTCTGTTTTACCTGATGGTGGAGGAAATAGTACAAAACCTGGATTTGCTGTTCAAGCTTATTTAAATAACAATTTATACTTGAATGTTGTCTCCACAAATCCATCTGGAGAAGATGCAGGATTTGACTTTTCAATATGGAACAGGAATCACTATTTTGTAGCAACGGAACTTGGTTACGTTTATACATTAAGTAATCATTTAGAAGGAAGGGTTTCTTTGGGAATGCATCATCTTTATAAATATGAACAAGAAGGAATCACTTCAGGTTATGGTTTTACATTTTTATTACAACAAGAATTAACACCAAAAGGATTTACACCATATACGGGTGCTTATTTTCAAATACATCAATCAAACCCAACAATATCAACAGTACAACAACAAATAGCAATAGGATTGAATATAGATCATGCTTTTGATAATAGAAATGATGGCTTAGGATTAGCTTTAGGTTATTCAGATACTTCTGATGATACAATGAGAGATGAATTTTTTGTTGATACTTTCTATAGGTTTCAATTTACAGAAAGTTCTCATATTACAGCAGACTTTCAATTCTATATCAATGCTGCCAATAAGCTACAAAATAAATTTATTGTACCTGTAATGAATGCACGATATATCTTTAATATTTAA
- a CDS encoding MFS transporter — protein sequence MKNEKQSWMPLIVVCLAMLSLYFLASGINVVIKKVYEDLNTTVSTIQLSLVLASLVSGSLMITAGKIGAKIGMKKTLIIGLVIFITGAIIALISPNESIFVMAWGFIWPLGMVLIVPTTVAMVTYYYQGTQRAMAFGVYGAVASLAVTLGPIGVGFLADQISWRYAMSISPVLALVTILLAFKVQESEKDSSIKIDFPSVLLSFLGLATFLIGMMMGGTYGFIIEKRPFELFGTILPLAGLSVVVLVMIIAIVFMYLFMTRTKQLINTGKEPLIDPSIFSNKVYSAGLFSQTILYIVIPGISFILPLFLQSINAYGPSETALTMLPGTATMAVVALFTPNLGKFIAPKYIIISGFIIIVASTFLVLGGIGSQIGEISLTMPLIVFGTGAGLVMSQIANLTLSSVDISQASEASGIAETFKEAIGGGFGIALISTIVLGMWYSSFIDNQLAIEEKHLTDQEKTELVIKLEDQINDGPTVKSSSYYNTLSKESKDYFDQIDFESGKYAITQTMWVIRLFLIIAIGLSLLFPTTKLS from the coding sequence ATGAAAAACGAAAAACAAAGTTGGATGCCTTTAATTGTAGTATGTCTTGCTATGCTATCCTTATATTTTCTTGCTTCAGGAATTAATGTAGTAATAAAAAAGGTATATGAAGACTTAAATACTACAGTGAGTACTATCCAATTATCTTTAGTATTAGCATCGTTGGTGAGTGGATCACTAATGATTACAGCAGGTAAAATTGGAGCTAAAATTGGGATGAAAAAGACATTAATTATTGGTTTAGTGATTTTTATTACAGGAGCAATAATCGCCTTAATTAGTCCCAATGAATCCATTTTTGTAATGGCTTGGGGATTTATTTGGCCATTGGGAATGGTTTTGATCGTACCTACAACTGTAGCTATGGTCACATATTATTACCAAGGTACACAAAGAGCAATGGCATTTGGTGTATACGGTGCAGTTGCTTCTTTAGCGGTGACTCTAGGGCCAATAGGAGTTGGCTTTTTAGCAGATCAAATTTCATGGAGATATGCAATGAGTATCTCACCTGTTTTAGCCTTGGTTACCATTTTATTAGCTTTTAAAGTACAGGAATCTGAAAAAGATAGTTCAATTAAAATTGATTTTCCAAGTGTTCTTCTTTCCTTTTTAGGATTAGCTACTTTCTTAATTGGTATGATGATGGGAGGAACTTATGGTTTTATCATTGAAAAAAGACCATTTGAACTTTTTGGTACAATCTTACCATTAGCGGGTTTATCAGTCGTAGTTTTAGTTATGATAATTGCTATTGTTTTTATGTACTTATTTATGACAAGGACAAAACAACTGATAAACACAGGAAAAGAACCATTAATTGATCCTTCAATATTTTCAAATAAAGTTTATTCAGCAGGTTTATTTTCACAGACCATACTATATATTGTAATTCCAGGTATATCCTTCATCTTACCTTTATTTTTACAATCAATTAATGCATATGGACCTAGTGAGACTGCTTTAACAATGTTACCAGGTACTGCTACAATGGCAGTTGTTGCTTTATTTACCCCAAATCTCGGAAAGTTTATAGCTCCTAAATACATTATCATAAGTGGTTTTATCATCATTGTAGCTAGTACTTTCTTAGTATTAGGAGGAATAGGAAGTCAGATTGGTGAAATTTCATTAACAATGCCACTAATAGTATTTGGTACTGGTGCTGGCTTAGTAATGTCACAAATTGCTAACCTTACATTATCATCAGTAGATATTAGCCAAGCTAGTGAGGCTTCTGGTATAGCTGAAACTTTTAAAGAAGCAATAGGAGGAGGTTTTGGTATTGCTCTAATCAGTACAATTGTATTAGGTATGTGGTATTCTTCTTTTATCGATAATCAATTAGCCATAGAAGAAAAACACCTAACTGATCAAGAAAAAACAGAATTAGTCATCAAATTAGAGGATCAAATTAATGATGGTCCTACAGTAAAATCATCTTCTTACTACAATACTCTCAGTAAAGAATCAAAAGACTATTTTGATCAAATAGATTTTGAAAGTGGTAAGTATGCTATTACTCAAACAATGTGGGTAATTAGGCTTTTCTTAATTATAGCGATAGGGTTAAGTCTTTTATTTCCAACTACTAAGTTATCATAA
- a CDS encoding arginase family protein has translation MYKGESKVSPEKLEKVRKIFNETSNIYDAPEVIRDFWMRMAEEKVPHLFSQNLSWYGFHHAPFSTDTENADVIMYGVGYDLNSSQEMGDTRHAPMYLRFASKYIPPVHGEWEMAPFEMCNVIDRGDIDKFSMDYNQSLEWDMKHALEWSKNGALPLRIGGDHEIFGGTMVTANMLADKYFPGQSMGAIMFDGHSDCFLPNDVGGYIDTDWVNGGGIPRAIYNGWVDPEKVFQFGMRGFGIDSPAGQYAADKFGINIIRPLDLEKNGCQYYVDMIRERVGQSPMVMTCDLDCLDPTQGGGITQRDGFGLTFREVQQISRSMKGLNLLAADICEYAPSHDNNARSTAYSVSALIFEYMCMLVDTKVRLNDGKYNQTKWDLNLSTSATYPGEIFLDRWKKDMKK, from the coding sequence ATGTATAAAGGTGAATCAAAAGTTTCTCCTGAGAAACTAGAAAAAGTTAGAAAAATCTTTAATGAAACTTCAAATATCTACGATGCTCCTGAAGTAATTCGTGACTTTTGGATGAGAATGGCTGAGGAAAAAGTACCCCATCTTTTTTCACAAAACCTTTCTTGGTATGGTTTTCATCATGCACCATTTTCAACAGACACAGAAAATGCAGATGTTATAATGTATGGTGTTGGATATGATCTTAACTCATCTCAAGAAATGGGAGACACTCGACATGCTCCTATGTATTTAAGATTTGCATCTAAATATATACCACCCGTTCATGGTGAGTGGGAAATGGCTCCTTTTGAGATGTGCAATGTTATTGACAGAGGAGATATTGATAAATTTTCAATGGATTATAACCAAAGTTTGGAATGGGATATGAAACATGCTTTAGAATGGTCTAAAAATGGAGCATTACCATTAAGAATTGGTGGTGATCATGAAATTTTTGGAGGAACAATGGTAACTGCAAATATGCTTGCAGATAAATATTTCCCAGGACAATCAATGGGAGCGATTATGTTTGACGGTCACTCAGATTGTTTCTTACCAAATGATGTAGGAGGATATATAGATACTGATTGGGTAAATGGAGGAGGAATTCCAAGAGCTATTTACAATGGTTGGGTAGATCCAGAAAAAGTATTTCAATTTGGTATGAGAGGTTTTGGTATAGATTCTCCAGCTGGTCAATATGCAGCTGATAAATTTGGTATTAATATCATTCGTCCTCTTGATTTAGAGAAAAATGGATGTCAATATTATGTAGATATGATCCGTGAGCGTGTTGGTCAAAGCCCAATGGTAATGACCTGTGACCTCGACTGTCTTGACCCAACTCAAGGTGGAGGTATTACACAACGTGATGGCTTTGGTTTAACATTCAGAGAGGTACAGCAAATAAGTAGATCAATGAAAGGGTTGAACTTGCTTGCTGCAGATATTTGTGAGTATGCTCCTTCTCATGATAATAATGCAAGATCAACAGCTTACAGTGTATCAGCTTTAATTTTTGAATATATGTGTATGCTTGTTGATACTAAGGTTCGCTTGAATGATGGCAAATACAATCAAACAAAATGGGACCTTAATCTTTCTACTTCTGCAACTTATCCAGGAGAAATCTTCTTGGATAGATGGAAGAAAGATATGAAAAAATAA
- a CDS encoding TMEM175 family protein, translated as MKTTNKLNDQDLSFYLDYITNLGMLLFAISLTTPILGLVIFDVETEIIDGEEVIENQMFWDKPILPYICGFIILMIHWFKFVEISHYMKNTNLNQMLITFGYFFLLCLYPYLEMNIEFTSDQPHSRAVFSAVWGGLGIFSFWRLHHAKKNEMLKEVLSENRLKVLSNEILADPIAAIFCIILSYFGFNIWLIGMIAFVPLANYLLGKTKIKAGL; from the coding sequence ATGAAAACAACTAATAAATTAAATGATCAAGATCTATCTTTTTATTTAGATTACATTACAAACCTAGGAATGTTACTTTTTGCGATTAGCTTAACTACTCCTATTTTAGGTTTGGTGATTTTTGATGTAGAAACTGAGATTATTGATGGAGAAGAAGTTATTGAAAATCAAATGTTTTGGGATAAACCTATATTACCATACATCTGCGGATTTATAATTCTTATGATACATTGGTTTAAATTTGTAGAAATTAGTCATTACATGAAAAATACAAACTTGAACCAGATGCTTATTACTTTCGGTTACTTTTTTCTATTGTGCTTATATCCATATTTAGAAATGAATATTGAGTTTACTTCTGATCAGCCACATTCTCGAGCTGTATTCAGTGCAGTCTGGGGAGGGTTAGGTATATTTTCTTTTTGGCGTCTACATCATGCGAAGAAAAATGAAATGTTAAAGGAAGTACTATCTGAAAATCGATTAAAAGTATTATCCAATGAAATTTTGGCAGACCCAATTGCTGCAATTTTTTGTATAATACTATCTTATTTTGGATTCAACATTTGGTTAATTGGTATGATAGCTTTTGTACCTCTTGCAAATTACTTGTTAGGTAAAACTAAAATAAAAGCAGGTCTTTAA
- a CDS encoding DUF6549 family protein, whose protein sequence is MFLIKTYKNDLNQTVYKADALALSIKTLKEIHQQDQFNWLRKYNALKTKFQNLESAYQVSFQANQKIENLIIKDTIIHIGVDTLETYKTIQYQDEYLALEVLLDSSRNATVEYKVDVPIEVVAYWERKWFLGKKKWKCEVVNGNENVRVEEVLSISIK, encoded by the coding sequence ATTTTTCTAATTAAAACCTATAAAAACGATCTTAATCAAACTGTTTATAAAGCCGATGCATTGGCTTTATCCATTAAAACCTTAAAGGAAATTCATCAACAAGATCAGTTTAACTGGCTCCGTAAATACAATGCTTTAAAAACAAAGTTCCAGAACTTAGAAAGTGCCTACCAAGTTTCCTTTCAAGCCAACCAAAAGATAGAAAACCTGATTATTAAGGATACCATTATTCATATAGGTGTAGATACCTTAGAAACATATAAAACCATTCAATATCAAGATGAATATTTAGCTCTAGAAGTATTATTGGATTCTTCTCGAAATGCTACCGTTGAGTATAAAGTAGATGTACCTATTGAAGTCGTAGCCTATTGGGAAAGAAAATGGTTTTTGGGTAAGAAGAAGTGGAAATGTGAGGTGGTTAATGGGAATGAGAATGTGAGGGTGGAAGAGGTGTTATCGATTAGTATAAAATAG
- a CDS encoding transporter family protein, translating into MKKIYIIIQLLFLGGLTFAQNTEEVIDASKPTNFYSQMDIQFEHAGASDQYGLRNSFIIAPSEKHLILGELPILHNTRTGATGIGDVRLRYFYLPYKNYDKLLGAFGPSIDVYAPTGNVDKGLGNGRWVVAPGLTLGVMAFEKVQFFPIISYQYMSEKAGMLNENGENVALHGMTFQVITPIVFSPKMYVQVTPIVQLPDFRRAETNVACEILLAYSIREKIQLSGFYKADKTYGQTFRVGTTLFF; encoded by the coding sequence ATGAAAAAAATTTACATTATCATTCAACTCCTATTTTTGGGTGGTCTTACCTTTGCACAAAATACTGAAGAAGTCATTGATGCATCGAAACCGACGAATTTCTACTCACAAATGGATATTCAATTTGAGCATGCAGGTGCTAGTGATCAATACGGTTTAAGGAATTCATTTATTATCGCTCCCTCTGAAAAACATTTAATTTTAGGTGAACTTCCTATTCTTCATAACACAAGAACAGGAGCAACCGGAATTGGTGATGTGCGATTGCGCTACTTCTATTTACCTTATAAAAACTACGATAAACTTTTAGGCGCCTTCGGTCCTTCTATTGATGTCTATGCACCAACAGGAAATGTGGACAAAGGATTAGGGAATGGCCGTTGGGTAGTGGCACCTGGTTTAACTTTAGGTGTAATGGCCTTTGAAAAGGTACAGTTCTTCCCAATCATTTCTTACCAATACATGTCTGAAAAGGCAGGGATGCTAAATGAAAACGGAGAGAATGTCGCTTTACATGGTATGACTTTCCAGGTGATTACGCCCATTGTATTTAGTCCTAAAATGTATGTGCAAGTCACTCCTATCGTGCAGTTACCAGATTTTCGTAGAGCAGAAACGAATGTAGCTTGTGAAATTCTTTTAGCGTATTCGATAAGAGAAAAGATACAGTTATCAGGTTTTTATAAAGCAGATAAAACTTACGGACAGACTTTTAGAGTGGGGACTACTTTATTTTTCTAA
- a CDS encoding alpha-amylase: MKTTRLGLLSALLIGSFSCTQVFEEDENSIPAHEPKANMEMQVTTHDGAPFTTDESSNKRYYDSPGGPVMMQAFYWDVPAGGTWWNTVKGKLNNWSNQGIGSIWLPPASKAQNGPFSMGYDPMDYFDFGDYNQNGSTETRFGSGAELRSLIGEAHNQNMQVYADIVINHNSGGQLEANPYTGTDTWTKFQPASGKFNRTYNDFHPNLDANNDEGIFGGYPDLSHVKGYVQDWLWKSNESVGKYYKNNVGFDGWRFDYVKGFGGWVVKDWVNHVGGFAVGEMWDGNANTLKWWVDNTDRKASAFDFAAYYAMDRAFDGNNLNELNSDMLWKKDSYRAVTFVANHDTDEIWRKNLAYAYILTHEGYPCVFYKDYEDWLDRGMMDNLLWIHKSYATGNTSILHVDNDEYIMRRNGYNGNPGLVLYINNSDNWQERWIPTNWSSQQIKDYTGHSNWEPWTQGGTWVKIQCPPRSYSIWSTK; the protein is encoded by the coding sequence ATGAAAACTACTAGATTAGGCCTATTGTCCGCTCTCTTAATAGGCAGTTTCTCTTGTACGCAAGTATTTGAGGAAGACGAAAACTCAATACCAGCTCATGAACCAAAAGCCAATATGGAGATGCAGGTGACCACTCACGATGGTGCTCCATTTACTACCGATGAGTCTTCCAACAAAAGATATTATGATAGTCCAGGTGGCCCAGTGATGATGCAGGCATTTTATTGGGATGTTCCAGCAGGAGGAACTTGGTGGAATACTGTAAAAGGAAAACTGAATAACTGGAGTAACCAAGGAATTGGATCGATTTGGCTGCCACCAGCTTCAAAAGCACAGAATGGTCCATTCTCTATGGGTTACGATCCTATGGATTATTTTGATTTTGGAGATTATAATCAAAATGGTTCAACAGAAACACGTTTTGGATCGGGTGCTGAGCTTCGATCATTAATTGGTGAGGCACACAATCAAAACATGCAAGTGTATGCTGATATTGTGATCAACCATAATAGTGGTGGTCAATTAGAGGCGAATCCTTATACAGGTACAGATACATGGACGAAATTCCAACCGGCATCTGGTAAATTCAACAGAACATACAACGATTTCCATCCGAACTTAGATGCCAACAATGATGAAGGTATTTTTGGTGGATACCCAGATCTTAGTCACGTAAAAGGATACGTACAGGATTGGTTGTGGAAAAGCAACGAAAGTGTGGGTAAATACTACAAGAACAATGTAGGTTTTGATGGTTGGAGATTTGACTATGTAAAAGGCTTTGGTGGCTGGGTCGTGAAAGATTGGGTAAATCATGTTGGTGGTTTTGCTGTAGGTGAAATGTGGGATGGAAATGCAAATACTTTAAAGTGGTGGGTAGATAACACCGATAGAAAAGCATCGGCTTTCGATTTTGCAGCATATTATGCTATGGACAGAGCATTTGATGGTAACAACTTAAATGAGTTGAACAGCGATATGCTTTGGAAAAAAGATAGCTATAGAGCAGTAACTTTTGTGGCGAACCACGATACGGACGAAATCTGGAGAAAGAATCTAGCATACGCATACATCTTAACACATGAAGGCTACCCTTGTGTCTTCTACAAAGACTACGAAGATTGGTTGGATCGTGGTATGATGGACAACTTATTATGGATTCACAAAAGCTACGCAACTGGTAATACATCTATTCTTCATGTGGATAATGACGAGTACATTATGAGAAGAAATGGATACAATGGAAACCCTGGCTTAGTGCTATATATCAATAACTCTGACAACTGGCAAGAACGTTGGATTCCAACGAATTGGAGTAGTCAACAAATTAAGGATTACACAGGACATTCAAATTGGGAACCGTGGACACAAGGTGGGACTTGGGTGAAAATCCAATGTCCTCCGAGAAGTTATTCAATTTGGTCTACTAAGTAA